The Dunckerocampus dactyliophorus isolate RoL2022-P2 chromosome 1, RoL_Ddac_1.1, whole genome shotgun sequence genome has a segment encoding these proteins:
- the zmynd12 gene encoding zinc finger MYND domain-containing protein 12 — translation MEPKQEDLPASDIIPLALPKGTEKLCELCQKRAYLQCARCRVTFYCDKEHQQSDWKGIHERICQLLIPIRTPSLFSMQRAGRIENLLKTKELIEICRLVAESKLSEGKHQQAVPAAQACLRCSVDVYGPNTVQLVPAYLLLADANMGMGNLVLVAELLSQAEWAVLKSPECGHAVHHRLHRSMGCLHTATENFNTALFHFANDIYFASEEYGLENTVTCGGYFLMADVFAKQGKPSVVHSLYTEVAETWHTHLCKLLGDHIQNIQKNPSILEPSFDKGQQVEVDKMLRTILEFEQDDSRKEPTQIALVAHSLAMLSFIGGDSSKALGFGRTALQASQLIPNHDLTEPIRALLQLVSTDPQLTAG, via the exons atggagccaaaacagGAAGACCTCCCAGCGTCTGATATTATCCCGCTCGCCTTGCCCAAAGGAACAGAAAAGTTGTGTGAACTTTGCCAAAAACGAGCTTACTTGCAGTGCGCCAGGTGTCGAGTGACCTTTTACTG TGACAAAGAGCACCAGCAATCAGACTGGAAAGGGATCCATGAGAGGATTTGCCAGTTGCTCATTCCAATTCGCACGCCTTCACTCTTTAGTATGCAGCGGGCCGGCCGCATAGAAAATCTACTCAAAACG AAAGAGCTAATAGAAATCTGCAGGTTGGTAGCAGAGAGCAAGCTCTCTGAGGGGAAGCATCAGCAGGCTGTGCCTGCTGCCCAGGCCTGTCTCCGCTGCTCCGTAGACGTATATGGACCCAACACGGTCCAGCTGGTGCCTGCCTATCTGCTACTGGCTGATGCCAACATGG GCATGGGTAATCTGGTACTAGTGGCGGAGCTTCTGTCCCAGGCAGAGTGGGCGGTACTGAAGAGTCCAGAATGTGGACATGCAGTCCACCATCGACTGCACAGGAGCATGGGCTGCCTCCACACTGCCACTGAAAATTTCAATACAGCTCTTTTTCACTTTGCAAAtgat ATATATTTTGCCAGTGAGGAGTATGGCCTGGAAAACACTGTGACATGTGGAGGTTACTTCCTCATGGCTGATGTATTTGCCAAGCAGGGGAAGCCCTCTGTAGTTCATTCTTTGTACACAGAG GTGGCAGAGACTTGGcacactcatctttgcaaactCCTTGGGGATCACATCCAAAATATACAAAAGAACCCCAGCATATTGGAGCCTTCCTTTG ACAAAGGTCAGCAAGTGGAAGTGGACAAGATGCTGAGAACCATTTTGGAGTTTGAGCAGGACGACTCCCGTAAAGAACCCACCCAGATCGCTCTGGTGGCTCACTCCCTGGCCATGCTATCCTTCATCGGAGGGGACTCTTCCAAG gcaCTGGGATTTGGACGCACAGCACTGCAAGCGAGCCAGCTGATACCAAACCATGACCTGACAGAGCCCATCCGGGCGTTGCTACAGCTGGTGAGCACAGATCCACAGCTCACTGCTGGATAG